The following coding sequences are from one Streptomyces sp. NBC_01294 window:
- a CDS encoding DEAD/DEAH box helicase produces the protein MTEELSPAERYAAARLRAAEEATALAPFREMYEFDLDPYQIEACKALEAGKGVLVAAPTGSGKTIVGEFAVHLALQQGRKCFYTTPIKALSNQKYADLVKRYGADKVGLLTGDNSVNSEAPVVVMTTEVLRNMLYAGSQSLRGLGYVVMDEVHYLSDRFRGAVWEEVIIHLPESVTLVSLSATVSNAEEFGDWLDTVRGDTEVIVSEERPVPLWQHVMAGRRIYDLFEEESDHGGRGSARREVNPDLLRMAREENSRTYNPKDRRRGKMVREADRERERRSRGRIWTPSRPEVIARLDGDGLLPAINFIFSRAGCEAAVQQCLYAGLRLNDESARLRVREIVEARTAAIPTEDLHVLGYYEWLEGLERGIAAHHAGMLPTFKEVVEELFVRGLVKAVFATETLALGINMPARTVILEKLVKWNGEQHADITPGEYTQLTGRAGRRGIDVEGHAVVLWQRGMDPAGLAGLAGTRTYPLRSSFKPSYNMAVNLVSQFGRHRSRELLETSFAQFQADRSVVGISRQVQRNEEGLEGYREGMTCHLGNFEEYAQLRRDLKDRETELAKQGAAQRRVQAASSLEKLKPGDIIHVPTGKFAGLALVLDPGVPAGRVNGHRGYEYAEGPRPLVLTAERQVKRLAAIDFPVPVEALDRMRIPKTFNARSPQSRRDLASQLRSKAGHITPERHARGRAAAADDREIARLRTELRAHPCHGCDEREDHARWAERYHRLQRDTQQLERRIEGRTNTIARTFDRIHALLTELDYLREDEVTVHGKRLARLYGELDLLASECLRAHVWEGLSPAELAACVSALVFEARQSDDAVAPKVPGGAAKEALGEMVRIWGRLDALEEEHRINQAEGVGQREPDLGFAWAAYQWASDKSLDEVLREAEMPAGDFVRWCKQVIDVLGQIAAAAPSASGESGSTVARNARKAVDALLRGVVAYSSVG, from the coding sequence ATGACCGAAGAACTCTCCCCCGCCGAGCGCTATGCCGCAGCCCGGCTCCGCGCCGCCGAAGAGGCCACTGCCCTGGCCCCCTTCCGCGAGATGTACGAATTCGATCTGGACCCGTACCAGATCGAGGCCTGCAAGGCACTGGAGGCCGGCAAGGGCGTCCTCGTCGCCGCCCCGACCGGCTCGGGCAAGACCATCGTCGGCGAGTTCGCCGTCCACCTGGCCCTCCAACAGGGCCGCAAGTGCTTCTACACGACGCCGATCAAGGCGCTGTCCAACCAGAAGTACGCCGACCTCGTCAAGCGCTACGGCGCCGACAAGGTGGGCCTGCTGACGGGTGACAACAGCGTCAACTCCGAGGCGCCGGTGGTGGTCATGACCACCGAGGTGCTCCGCAACATGCTGTACGCGGGCTCGCAGTCGCTGCGCGGCCTCGGCTACGTCGTGATGGACGAGGTCCACTACCTCTCCGACCGGTTCCGCGGGGCCGTCTGGGAGGAAGTGATCATCCACCTCCCCGAGTCGGTGACCCTGGTGTCCCTGTCGGCCACCGTGTCCAACGCCGAGGAGTTCGGCGACTGGCTGGACACCGTGCGCGGCGACACCGAGGTGATCGTCTCCGAGGAGCGGCCCGTACCGCTGTGGCAGCACGTCATGGCCGGCCGCCGGATCTACGACCTCTTCGAGGAGGAGTCCGACCACGGAGGCCGCGGCTCCGCGCGCCGGGAGGTCAACCCCGACCTGCTGCGCATGGCGCGCGAGGAGAACAGCCGCACCTACAACCCGAAGGACCGGCGGCGCGGCAAGATGGTCCGCGAGGCCGACCGCGAGCGCGAGCGGCGCTCCCGCGGCCGGATCTGGACCCCGTCCCGCCCCGAGGTCATCGCCCGCCTCGACGGTGACGGGCTGCTGCCCGCCATCAACTTCATCTTCAGCCGGGCCGGCTGCGAGGCCGCCGTCCAGCAGTGCCTGTACGCGGGACTGCGGCTCAACGACGAATCCGCGCGGCTCAGGGTGCGCGAGATCGTCGAGGCGCGGACCGCCGCCATCCCCACCGAGGACCTTCACGTCCTGGGCTACTACGAGTGGCTCGAAGGACTGGAGCGGGGCATCGCCGCGCACCACGCGGGCATGCTGCCCACCTTCAAGGAGGTCGTGGAGGAGCTGTTCGTCCGCGGCCTGGTCAAGGCCGTCTTCGCCACCGAGACCCTGGCGCTGGGCATCAACATGCCCGCGCGCACGGTGATCCTGGAGAAGCTGGTCAAGTGGAACGGCGAGCAGCACGCCGACATCACCCCGGGCGAGTACACCCAGCTCACCGGCCGGGCCGGGCGGCGTGGCATCGACGTCGAGGGCCACGCGGTGGTGCTCTGGCAGCGGGGCATGGACCCGGCGGGGCTCGCCGGGCTCGCCGGTACCCGTACGTATCCGCTGCGCTCCAGCTTCAAGCCGTCGTACAACATGGCCGTGAACCTGGTCAGCCAGTTCGGGCGGCACCGGTCGCGCGAGCTGCTGGAGACCTCCTTCGCGCAGTTCCAGGCCGACCGCTCGGTCGTCGGGATCTCCCGGCAGGTGCAGCGCAACGAGGAGGGCCTGGAGGGCTACCGGGAGGGCATGACCTGCCACCTGGGGAACTTCGAGGAGTACGCGCAGCTGCGCCGCGACCTCAAGGACCGCGAGACGGAGCTGGCCAAGCAGGGCGCCGCCCAGCGCCGGGTGCAGGCGGCCAGTTCGCTGGAGAAGCTCAAGCCGGGCGACATCATCCACGTGCCGACGGGCAAGTTCGCCGGACTCGCGCTGGTCCTGGACCCGGGCGTGCCGGCCGGGCGGGTCAACGGGCACCGCGGGTACGAGTACGCCGAGGGCCCGCGCCCGCTGGTGCTCACCGCCGAGCGGCAGGTCAAGCGGCTCGCCGCGATCGACTTCCCGGTCCCGGTCGAGGCCCTCGACCGGATGCGGATCCCGAAGACGTTCAACGCGCGCTCGCCCCAGTCCCGCCGGGACCTGGCGTCCCAGCTGCGGAGCAAGGCCGGGCACATCACGCCGGAGCGGCACGCGCGCGGCCGGGCGGCGGCCGCCGACGACCGCGAGATCGCCCGGCTGCGCACCGAGCTGCGGGCGCATCCCTGCCACGGCTGCGACGAGCGCGAGGACCACGCCCGCTGGGCGGAGCGCTACCACCGGCTCCAGCGGGACACCCAGCAGCTGGAGCGGCGGATCGAGGGCCGGACGAACACCATCGCCCGCACCTTCGACCGGATCCACGCGCTCCTCACGGAGCTGGACTACCTGCGCGAGGACGAGGTCACCGTGCACGGCAAGCGGCTCGCCCGGCTGTACGGGGAGCTCGACCTGCTGGCGTCCGAATGCCTGCGGGCCCATGTCTGGGAGGGCCTGAGCCCGGCCGAACTGGCCGCCTGTGTCTCGGCGTTGGTCTTCGAGGCGCGGCAGTCCGACGACGCGGTCGCGCCGAAGGTGCCGGGCGGCGCGGCGAAGGAGGCGCTGGGCGAGATGGTCCGCATCTGGGGCCGGCTCGACGCGCTGGAGGAGGAGCACCGGATCAACCAGGCGGAGGGCGTGGGCCAGCGCGAGCCGGATCTGGGCTTCGCGTGGGCGGCGTACCAGTGGGCCTCCGACAAGAGCCTGGACGAGGTGCTGCGCGAGGCGGAGATGCCGGCCGGCGACTTCGTGCGCTGGTGCAAGCAGGTCATCGACGTGCTCGGGCAGATCGCGGCGGCGGCCCCTTCGGCCTCCGGCGAGAGCGGGAGCACGGTGGCGCGAAACGCCCGCAAGGCCGTGGACGCGCTGCTGCGGGGTGTAGTGGCCTACAGCTCGGTCGGCTAG